A stretch of Lysobacter sp. K5869 DNA encodes these proteins:
- a CDS encoding diacylglycerol kinase yields MADEYGHLPRGPGRILKAATWSMQGLRAAWLHESSFRLEVYLFLVLSPVGWYFGETGVERALLIGSILLVLSVELLNSAVEAVIERYGPEFHELAGRAKDMGSAAVFVLLMNVLLVWAAILGPRLWHHLMG; encoded by the coding sequence ATGGCTGACGAATACGGGCATCTGCCGCGCGGCCCCGGCCGCATCCTCAAGGCGGCGACCTGGTCCATGCAGGGCCTGCGCGCGGCGTGGCTGCACGAGTCCTCGTTCCGCCTGGAGGTCTACCTGTTCCTGGTGCTCTCGCCGGTGGGCTGGTACTTCGGCGAAACCGGAGTCGAGCGCGCGCTGCTGATCGGCTCGATCCTGCTGGTGCTGAGCGTGGAACTGCTCAACTCCGCGGTCGAGGCGGTGATCGAACGCTACGGCCCGGAATTCCACGAACTCGCCGGCCGCGCCAAGGACATGGGCTCGGCCGCGGTGTTCGTGCTGTTGATGAACGTGTTGCTGGTGTGGGCCGCGATCCTCGGCCCGCGCCTGTGGCACCACCTGATGGGCTGA
- a CDS encoding TerC family protein, whose amino-acid sequence MPHVMEMLTDPQVWITLFTLSAIEIVLGIDNLVFISIAVSKLPFDQREKARKFGIAVACITRIGLLLTLAWLAGLTSDLFTVAGIGISIRDLVLILGGAFLLVKGSMEIKDLIVGEEDSDDVHTKPAASFMMVIAQIAVIDIVFSLDSVIAAVGMASHTPVMVAAILLAVGVMLLAARPLGQFIDNNPTIKMLALAFIVLVGAFLILDGLGIHIPKGYIYAAMGFSALVECLNLWAKKRAAQRLTAE is encoded by the coding sequence ATGCCGCACGTGATGGAAATGCTGACCGATCCGCAAGTCTGGATCACCTTGTTCACCCTGAGCGCGATCGAGATCGTGCTGGGTATCGACAACCTCGTCTTCATCTCGATCGCGGTCAGCAAGCTGCCGTTCGACCAGCGCGAGAAAGCGCGCAAGTTCGGCATCGCGGTGGCCTGCATCACCCGTATCGGCCTGCTGCTGACCCTGGCCTGGCTGGCCGGCCTGACCAGCGATCTGTTCACCGTCGCCGGCATCGGCATCTCGATCCGCGACCTGGTGCTGATCCTCGGCGGCGCGTTCTTGCTGGTGAAGGGCTCGATGGAGATCAAGGACCTGATCGTCGGCGAAGAAGACTCCGACGACGTCCACACCAAGCCGGCGGCGTCGTTCATGATGGTCATCGCGCAGATCGCGGTGATCGACATCGTGTTCTCGCTCGACTCGGTGATCGCCGCGGTCGGCATGGCCAGCCACACCCCGGTGATGGTCGCCGCGATCCTGCTCGCGGTCGGCGTGATGCTGCTGGCGGCGCGTCCGCTCGGCCAGTTCATCGACAACAACCCGACCATCAAGATGCTGGCGCTGGCCTTCATCGTCCTGGTCGGCGCGTTCCTGATCCTCGACGGCCTGGGCATCCACATCCCGAAGGGCTACATCTACGCGGCGATGGGTTTCTCGGCGCTGGTGGAATGCCTGAACCTGTGGGCGAAGAAGCGCGCGGCGCAGCGGCTGACGGCCGAGTAA
- a CDS encoding LemA family protein gives MFRPLIVLALAVLLSGCGYNTIQQKDEGVKAAWSQVLNVYKRRADLVPNLVATVKGYASHEQQVLTQVTEARAKVGSINVNANDQASLQQFEQAQGELRGAIGRLLVVSENYPQLKADQSFLSLQTQLEGTENRITVERQRYIAAVQDYNTFIRQFPTNITAKLFGYATKPNFTVENEAQIQQAPTVDFGSAQPAQPQPPAQPAPQH, from the coding sequence ATGTTCCGTCCCCTGATCGTGCTCGCCCTGGCCGTGCTGCTCAGCGGCTGCGGCTACAACACCATCCAGCAAAAGGACGAGGGCGTGAAAGCGGCCTGGTCGCAGGTGCTCAACGTCTACAAGCGCCGCGCCGATCTGGTGCCGAATCTGGTCGCCACGGTGAAGGGCTACGCCAGCCACGAGCAGCAGGTGCTGACCCAGGTCACCGAGGCGCGCGCCAAGGTCGGCAGCATCAACGTCAACGCCAACGATCAGGCTTCGCTGCAGCAGTTCGAGCAAGCCCAAGGCGAACTGCGCGGCGCCATCGGCCGCTTGCTGGTGGTCAGCGAGAACTATCCGCAGCTCAAGGCCGACCAAAGCTTCCTGAGCCTGCAGACCCAGCTGGAAGGCACCGAAAACCGGATCACGGTCGAGCGCCAGCGCTACATCGCCGCGGTCCAGGACTACAACACCTTCATCCGCCAGTTCCCCACCAACATCACCGCCAAGCTGTTCGGCTACGCGACCAAGCCGAACTTCACGGTCGAGAACGAGGCGCAGATCCAGCAGGCGCCGACGGTGGACTTCGGTTCGGCCCAGCCCGCGCAGCCGCAGCCGCCGGCGCAGCCGGCGCCGCAGCATTGA
- a CDS encoding TPM domain-containing protein — translation MSAAARRPSLPWAALLAALWLCAAPAFARGAAAPAPVTQAAPAEGAESVSSDSAAAAGEVAVPRLTGPVVDLTGTLDAAAVSRLSERSLDLQRRKGAQLMLLMLDSTHGEDIAAYAGRVFAQWRPGRAGIDDGVLVVVAKADRRMRIHLGSGLDEPLSEQTAARVIEEILAPAFRDGDYAGGLERGYDALIGLIDGTPLPEPKAERLPWPLLAFAGLMTLPFVLIPLFGMRAAWRSGPLAFFGRCAVIVAVAAAAYAFTAPKLSPDLQDWERWMPMALFTYIATAFVSVSGFASGGDGRRGGGSRWDDEDERRRRRSSSSSSSSSSSSSYSGGGGRSDGGGSSGSW, via the coding sequence ATGAGCGCGGCCGCGCGCCGACCCTCGCTGCCGTGGGCGGCGCTGCTGGCGGCGCTGTGGCTGTGCGCCGCGCCGGCGTTCGCGCGCGGCGCGGCGGCGCCGGCGCCGGTCACGCAAGCCGCGCCCGCCGAGGGCGCGGAGTCCGTCTCTTCCGATAGCGCCGCGGCGGCGGGCGAAGTCGCGGTGCCGCGCTTGACCGGCCCCGTCGTCGACCTGACCGGCACGCTCGACGCCGCCGCGGTGTCGCGCTTGAGCGAACGCTCGCTCGACCTGCAGCGGCGCAAGGGCGCGCAGTTAATGCTGCTGATGCTCGACAGCACGCATGGCGAAGACATCGCCGCTTACGCCGGCCGCGTGTTCGCGCAATGGCGGCCCGGCCGCGCCGGCATCGACGACGGCGTGCTGGTGGTGGTGGCCAAGGCCGACCGGCGCATGCGCATCCACCTCGGAAGCGGATTGGACGAGCCCCTTTCCGAACAAACCGCCGCGCGCGTGATCGAAGAAATCCTGGCCCCGGCGTTCCGCGACGGCGACTACGCCGGCGGCCTGGAGCGCGGCTACGACGCGCTGATCGGCCTGATCGACGGCACGCCGCTGCCCGAGCCGAAAGCCGAGCGACTGCCGTGGCCGCTGCTGGCGTTCGCCGGATTGATGACCTTGCCGTTCGTGCTGATCCCGCTGTTCGGGATGCGCGCGGCGTGGCGCAGCGGCCCGCTGGCGTTCTTCGGCCGCTGCGCGGTGATCGTGGCGGTGGCGGCGGCCGCGTATGCGTTCACCGCGCCGAAACTGTCGCCGGACCTGCAGGACTGGGAACGCTGGATGCCGATGGCGTTGTTCACCTATATCGCCACCGCGTTCGTGTCGGTCAGCGGATTCGCCAGCGGCGGCGACGGGCGCCGCGGCGGCGGTTCGCGCTGGGACGACGAGGACGAGCGCCGGCGCCGGCGTTCCTCGTCTTCCTCGTCGAGTTCGAGCAGTTCCAGCAGCTACTCGGGCGGCGGCGGACGCAGCGACGGCGGCGGTTCGTCGGGGAGTTGGTGA
- a CDS encoding TPM domain-containing protein, whose protein sequence is MVNQRGIEARTATRGLLRALLGFGLWLLAAAAFAQQAAPIPAMDSPVVDTTGTLDATARANLEAQARALQQRKGSQLQILMVPSTLPEEIEPYAVRAFEQFKLGRKGVDDGVLVVVAKDDRRVRIEVGYGLEGAITDLQSGRIIQEYIAPKFRAGDYAGGLTDATAMLVRLIDGEPLPEPMGRGAQSVGGADDGNWVLALFLAVIGSSLIRGVLSAAPAILRGLIGAAGVGAVAWLLGMAWWLIGLSAVAGFLLSLLGRGGGHYVGGGGWGGYGGGWGGGGGGGGGGWSGGGGSSGGGGASGSW, encoded by the coding sequence ATGGTGAATCAGCGTGGCATCGAAGCACGCACCGCAACGCGCGGCCTGCTGCGCGCCTTGCTCGGTTTCGGCCTGTGGCTGCTGGCCGCGGCCGCGTTCGCGCAACAAGCCGCGCCGATCCCGGCGATGGACTCGCCGGTGGTCGACACCACCGGCACGCTCGACGCGACCGCGCGCGCCAACCTGGAAGCGCAGGCGCGCGCGCTGCAGCAGCGCAAGGGCAGCCAACTGCAGATCCTGATGGTGCCGAGCACGTTGCCGGAAGAAATCGAGCCGTACGCGGTGCGCGCGTTCGAGCAGTTCAAGCTCGGCCGCAAGGGCGTGGACGACGGCGTGCTGGTGGTGGTGGCCAAGGACGACCGGCGCGTGCGCATCGAGGTCGGCTACGGCCTGGAGGGCGCGATCACCGACCTGCAATCCGGCCGCATCATCCAGGAATACATAGCGCCCAAGTTCCGCGCCGGCGATTACGCCGGCGGCCTGACCGACGCCACCGCGATGCTGGTGCGGCTGATCGACGGCGAACCCTTGCCCGAACCGATGGGCCGCGGCGCGCAGAGCGTCGGCGGCGCGGACGACGGCAATTGGGTGCTGGCCTTGTTCCTCGCCGTCATCGGATCGAGCTTGATCCGCGGCGTGCTGTCGGCGGCGCCGGCGATCCTGCGTGGGCTGATCGGCGCGGCCGGCGTCGGCGCGGTCGCGTGGCTGCTCGGCATGGCGTGGTGGCTGATCGGCTTGAGCGCGGTGGCCGGCTTCCTGCTCTCGCTGCTGGGACGCGGCGGCGGCCATTACGTCGGCGGCGGCGGGTGGGGCGGTTACGGCGGCGGCTGGGGCGGCGGCGGTGGAGGCGGCGGAGGCGGTTGGTCCGGCGGCGGCGGTTCCAGCGGAGGCGGCGGCGCCTCGGGGAGTTGGTGA